In the Deinococcus ficus genome, one interval contains:
- a CDS encoding ArsR/SmtB family transcription factor, which produces MTRAAAPDVCEVPCLHPEAVQAARAALPEEGCVAGAAAFLKLVADPTRLKILSALHTRELCVCDLAAVIGMSESAVSHQLRLLRTGRVVTHRKEGRVAYYRLLDAHVTTLIENALEHARE; this is translated from the coding sequence ATGACCCGTGCCGCCGCGCCGGACGTATGCGAGGTGCCGTGCCTGCACCCGGAAGCCGTGCAGGCCGCCCGGGCCGCGCTGCCGGAGGAGGGCTGCGTGGCGGGCGCGGCCGCGTTCCTGAAGCTGGTCGCGGACCCCACGCGCCTGAAGATTCTGAGCGCGCTGCACACCCGGGAACTGTGCGTGTGCGACCTGGCGGCCGTGATCGGCATGAGCGAGAGCGCCGTGAGCCACCAGCTGCGGCTGCTGCGCACCGGCCGGGTCGTGACGCACCGCAAGGAGGGCCGCGTGGCGTACTACCGCCTGCTGGACGCGCACGTCACCACCCTGATCGAGAACGCCCTGGAGCACGCCCGGGAGTAG
- a CDS encoding heavy metal translocating P-type ATPase — MTRPDPNASLTYFVEGMDCASCVQKVERMVDRLPGTGAVRTSFTRQTLELTLDETRTDRAVLEGNLRALGYVPSLRGHAEASPPSAPATHEPHDHSGHDHASHAGHTHAPRTGLPWYATGIGRLVLLTGALLVAAYALGFLAPAFADAFYIVATLIGVAPFARKAWAGARLGDPFSINMLVTLAAVGALLIGEAPEGAVVVFFFAVGELLEGVAAGKARQGIQALAALTPKTALLLEAGGAREVPADTLRVGQVVQVNPGGRVPADGVILTGTSGLDDSPVTGESVPVTKTAGDRVYAGSISTDGGITVQVDRAASDNTIARIIHMVEEAEASRAPTARFIDRFSRGYTPAVVAVSALVALAPPLLLGQPWHEWLYKGLALLLIGCPCALVLSVPAAITSGISAGTRRGLLIKGGAALEQIGRVTTVAFDKTGTLTVGRPQVTDVHGVTLPREAVLRLAGAVEAGSSHPLAKAVLAAAREAGLSLPPATDARARAGHGVQATVEGRTLHVSSPRAAAALLTPDLAARIAAFEEDGKTAVVLHDAHEALGILAVRDEAREDARAAIADLNALGVKAVMLTGDNARTAHAIAGGLNLDVQAELLPEDKLRVIDALKAQGSVAMIGDGINDAPALARADVGVAMGGGTDVALETADAALLRERVGGVPDLIRLSRATMGNIRQNIFFALALKAVFLVTTLLGYTNLWMAILADTGATALVTLNALRLLGWGRAPVQEGRA, encoded by the coding sequence ATGACCCGCCCGGACCCGAACGCCAGCCTCACGTACTTCGTGGAGGGCATGGACTGCGCCTCCTGCGTGCAGAAGGTCGAGCGCATGGTGGACCGCCTGCCCGGCACCGGCGCCGTGCGGACCAGCTTCACCCGCCAGACCCTGGAACTCACCCTGGACGAGACCCGCACCGACCGCGCCGTGCTGGAAGGCAACCTGCGGGCGCTGGGGTACGTCCCCTCACTGCGGGGCCACGCGGAGGCCAGCCCCCCCTCCGCCCCGGCCACGCACGAGCCACACGACCACAGCGGCCACGACCACGCCTCCCACGCCGGGCACACCCACGCGCCCAGGACCGGGCTCCCCTGGTATGCCACGGGGATCGGGCGGCTCGTGCTGCTCACCGGGGCGCTGCTGGTGGCCGCGTACGCGCTGGGGTTCCTCGCCCCGGCCTTCGCGGACGCCTTCTATATCGTCGCCACCCTGATCGGCGTGGCGCCCTTCGCCCGCAAGGCCTGGGCGGGCGCGCGCCTGGGTGACCCCTTCAGCATCAACATGCTGGTCACCCTGGCGGCCGTAGGCGCGCTGCTGATCGGGGAGGCGCCGGAGGGCGCGGTCGTGGTGTTCTTCTTCGCGGTGGGGGAACTGCTGGAAGGCGTGGCGGCCGGAAAGGCCCGCCAGGGCATTCAGGCCCTGGCGGCCCTCACGCCGAAAACGGCGCTGCTGCTGGAGGCCGGCGGGGCGCGCGAGGTGCCGGCCGACACGCTGCGGGTGGGGCAGGTCGTGCAGGTCAACCCGGGCGGGCGCGTCCCGGCCGACGGCGTGATCCTGACCGGCACGTCCGGCCTGGACGACAGCCCTGTGACCGGCGAGAGCGTGCCCGTCACCAAGACCGCAGGGGACCGCGTGTACGCCGGCAGCATCAGCACGGACGGCGGGATCACCGTGCAGGTGGACAGGGCCGCGAGCGACAACACCATCGCGCGGATCATCCACATGGTCGAGGAGGCCGAGGCGAGCAGGGCGCCCACCGCCCGGTTCATCGACCGCTTCTCGCGCGGGTACACGCCGGCCGTGGTGGCCGTCTCGGCGCTGGTGGCCCTGGCACCGCCGCTGCTGCTGGGGCAGCCGTGGCACGAGTGGCTGTACAAGGGCCTGGCGCTGCTGCTGATCGGCTGCCCGTGCGCGCTGGTCCTGAGCGTGCCCGCCGCGATCACCAGCGGCATCAGCGCCGGCACGCGCCGGGGCCTGCTGATCAAGGGCGGCGCGGCCCTGGAGCAGATCGGCCGGGTCACGACCGTCGCCTTCGACAAGACCGGCACCCTCACCGTGGGCCGGCCACAGGTCACGGACGTGCACGGCGTGACCCTGCCCCGCGAGGCCGTGCTGCGGCTGGCCGGGGCGGTGGAGGCCGGCAGCAGCCACCCGCTGGCGAAAGCGGTGCTGGCCGCCGCTCGGGAGGCCGGGCTGAGCCTGCCGCCGGCCACGGATGCGCGGGCCCGCGCCGGGCACGGCGTGCAGGCGACCGTGGAGGGCCGCACACTGCACGTCTCGTCGCCCCGCGCGGCGGCGGCGCTGCTCACGCCGGACCTCGCGGCGCGCATCGCCGCCTTCGAGGAGGACGGCAAGACGGCCGTGGTTCTGCACGACGCCCACGAGGCGCTGGGGATCCTGGCTGTCCGCGACGAGGCGCGGGAGGACGCGCGGGCCGCGATCGCCGACCTGAATGCGCTGGGCGTGAAGGCCGTCATGCTCACCGGCGACAACGCCCGCACCGCCCACGCCATTGCGGGGGGGCTGAACCTGGACGTGCAGGCCGAACTGCTCCCGGAGGACAAGTTGCGCGTGATCGACGCCCTGAAGGCGCAGGGAAGCGTGGCGATGATCGGGGACGGCATCAACGACGCGCCCGCCCTGGCCCGCGCGGACGTGGGCGTCGCCATGGGGGGCGGCACCGACGTGGCCCTGGAAACCGCGGACGCCGCGCTGCTGCGCGAACGGGTGGGCGGCGTGCCGGACCTGATCCGGCTGTCGCGGGCCACCATGGGCAACATCCGGCAGAACATCTTCTTCGCGCTCGCGCTGAAGGCGGTGTTCCTGGTGACCACGCTGCTGGGGTACACGAACCTGTGGATGGCGATCCTGGCCGACACCGGCGCGACCGCGCTGGTCACCCTGAACGCCCTGCGACTGCTCGGCTGGGGCCGCGCGCCCGTGCAGGAGGGCCGCGCATGA
- a CDS encoding TerC family protein translates to MFGLEMPPLTPEFWAILGTLVLLEGLLSADNALVLAVMVRHLKGELQRKALAYGIGGAVVLRILGVLLASFVLEYWWLRAFGAAYLAYLAISHFTKKDDHHAEGSGKKPMGFWMTVVMLNLTDLAFSVDSILAGVALIPRGMPSNQGLTIVIIGGIIGLILMRIAATLFLKLLNKYPAFDTVAYALVGWIAVKLGVETLEAAHEVYPWVPTWHMPTPLFWGVMAAIAIIGTVVALRKPAMSDEAADVKAHVEGVDLLETDQDPAPPSQPR, encoded by the coding sequence ATGTTCGGGCTGGAGATGCCGCCCCTTACGCCGGAGTTCTGGGCGATTCTGGGCACGCTGGTGCTGCTCGAGGGCCTGCTCTCGGCGGACAACGCGCTGGTGCTGGCCGTGATGGTCCGGCACCTGAAGGGGGAACTGCAGCGCAAGGCGCTGGCGTACGGGATCGGGGGCGCGGTGGTGCTGCGCATCCTGGGCGTGCTGCTGGCGAGTTTTGTGCTGGAGTACTGGTGGCTGCGGGCGTTCGGCGCCGCCTACCTGGCGTACCTGGCGATCAGTCACTTCACGAAGAAGGACGACCACCACGCCGAGGGCAGCGGGAAGAAACCCATGGGCTTCTGGATGACGGTCGTGATGCTGAACCTGACCGACCTGGCGTTCAGCGTGGACAGCATCCTGGCCGGCGTGGCCCTGATTCCGCGCGGCATGCCCAGCAACCAGGGCCTGACCATCGTGATCATCGGCGGGATCATCGGGCTGATCCTGATGCGGATCGCGGCGACGCTGTTCCTGAAGCTGCTGAACAAGTACCCGGCGTTCGACACGGTGGCGTACGCGCTGGTGGGCTGGATTGCCGTGAAGCTGGGCGTGGAGACGCTGGAGGCGGCGCACGAGGTGTACCCCTGGGTGCCCACCTGGCACATGCCCACCCCGCTGTTCTGGGGCGTGATGGCGGCCATCGCGATCATCGGGACGGTCGTGGCGCTGCGCAAGCCGGCCATGAGCGACGAGGCCGCCGACGTGAAGGCCCACGTGGAAGGCGTGGACCTGCTGGAAACCGATCAGGACCCCGCGCCGCCCAGCCAGCCCCGCTGA
- the trmH gene encoding tRNA (guanosine(18)-2'-O)-methyltransferase TrmH, with product MAPTPERFAKIMRVLQKRQPTLTVLMDEVNKPHNLSAIVRTCDAVGVLEAHAVPPRGGKLAEFEGHTYEATSGSAHKWVRVNRHEDAISAVRALQGRGFQVLATHLSQRSVDYREPDYTRPTCVLLGAEKWGVSDAAAEAADANIVIPMFGMVQSLNVSVAAATILFEAQRQRLAAGMYAQPQLAPDALNALAFEWAYPDLAPAYRERGEAYPALDELGQFA from the coding sequence ATGGCGCCCACCCCCGAGCGGTTTGCGAAGATCATGCGCGTGCTTCAGAAGCGTCAGCCGACGCTGACGGTCCTGATGGACGAGGTGAACAAACCGCACAACCTGTCGGCCATCGTGCGCACCTGCGACGCGGTGGGCGTGCTCGAAGCCCACGCGGTGCCGCCCAGGGGCGGGAAGCTCGCGGAGTTCGAGGGCCACACGTACGAGGCGACGTCCGGCAGCGCGCACAAGTGGGTGCGGGTCAACCGGCACGAGGACGCGATCAGTGCCGTGCGGGCGCTCCAGGGCCGGGGCTTCCAGGTGCTGGCCACGCACCTGTCGCAGCGCAGCGTGGACTACCGCGAACCGGATTACACGAGGCCCACCTGCGTGCTGCTGGGCGCGGAGAAGTGGGGCGTGTCGGACGCGGCGGCCGAGGCGGCGGACGCGAACATCGTGATTCCGATGTTCGGGATGGTGCAGAGCTTGAACGTGTCGGTGGCGGCCGCGACGATCCTGTTCGAGGCGCAGCGGCAGCGGCTGGCGGCCGGGATGTACGCGCAGCCCCAGCTCGCGCCGGACGCCCTGAACGCCCTGGCGTTCGAGTGGGCGTACCCGGACCTCGCGCCGGCGTACCGGGAGCGGGGCGAGGCGTACCCGGCGCTGGACGAACTCGGGCAGTTCGCCTGA
- a CDS encoding phosphotransferase enzyme family protein, whose protein sequence is MTGAPPPDVLERLNIRAGEALGGRVNRHWRVTCDGAPLVLRRWGAGRADVEYERALRAQVAALGWPAARDVSEVVEGEGALWSLAEWRPGRPRGRSPAEARARGRLMADFHEATRSLPLGPRPGWRDTPDILADPALDRAFGQAAPDEARLLLWHLHRARALLAQVDTAGLPQQPVHGDFTPWNLLYRGGRLSGVLDFELGRPACRVAEFALAWRGEHDEVLRGYAEVSPLSEAEWALITPVWWALLLEGAFRDLRAGRQDGGWTARMLRRRSALLPVDRYTGSRQ, encoded by the coding sequence ATGACGGGCGCACCACCCCCGGACGTCCTGGAGCGGCTGAACATCCGGGCCGGGGAGGCCCTGGGTGGGCGCGTGAACCGGCACTGGCGCGTGACCTGCGACGGCGCGCCCCTGGTGCTGCGCCGCTGGGGAGCCGGGCGGGCCGACGTGGAGTACGAGCGGGCCCTGCGCGCGCAGGTGGCCGCGCTGGGCTGGCCGGCCGCGCGGGACGTCTCGGAGGTCGTGGAGGGTGAGGGGGCCCTGTGGAGTCTGGCGGAATGGCGGCCCGGCAGGCCGCGGGGCCGCTCGCCGGCAGAGGCGCGGGCCCGGGGCCGGCTGATGGCCGACTTTCACGAGGCCACGCGGTCGCTGCCCCTCGGCCCCCGCCCGGGGTGGCGGGACACGCCGGACATCCTGGCGGACCCGGCGCTGGACCGCGCGTTCGGGCAGGCCGCCCCGGACGAGGCCCGGCTGCTGCTGTGGCATCTGCACCGCGCCCGGGCGCTGCTGGCCCAGGTGGACACGGCGGGCCTGCCCCAGCAGCCGGTGCACGGGGATTTCACGCCGTGGAACCTGCTGTACCGCGGCGGGCGGCTGTCCGGGGTGCTGGATTTCGAGCTGGGCCGGCCGGCGTGCCGGGTGGCGGAGTTCGCGCTGGCGTGGCGCGGCGAGCACGACGAGGTCCTGCGTGGGTACGCGGAGGTCTCTCCCCTGTCGGAGGCGGAGTGGGCGCTGATCACGCCGGTGTGGTGGGCGCTGCTGCTGGAAGGTGCGTTCCGGGACCTGCGGGCCGGGCGGCAGGATGGCGGATGGACCGCACGGATGCTGCGGCGGCGCAGCGCCCTGCTGCCGGTGGACCGCTACACCGGATCAAGGCAATAA
- a CDS encoding trimeric intracellular cation channel family protein, which translates to MQEFLPAPVTLEAGLRWLDLLGILAFAMSGALLAVRKRFDLFGVVVLGCVTAVGGGAVRDTMTGQTPPLFLRDETYLWTALLGSFLAFAFGERLARAERALSVFDSVGLGLFAASGALGAIKFGLGPLGVIFVAMISGVGGGIIRDLLANEVPEVMYRRENLYATAAAAGGLAVLLLRPGLTPFQTQLAGALVVILLRWVSRQGWVKLPVRRLPDGSG; encoded by the coding sequence ATGCAAGAGTTCCTGCCGGCGCCCGTGACCCTGGAAGCGGGGCTGCGCTGGCTGGACCTGCTGGGCATCCTGGCTTTCGCCATGTCGGGCGCGCTGCTCGCCGTGCGCAAACGCTTCGACCTGTTCGGCGTGGTGGTGCTCGGCTGCGTGACCGCCGTGGGCGGGGGCGCCGTGCGGGACACCATGACCGGCCAGACCCCACCCCTGTTCCTGAGGGATGAGACGTACCTGTGGACCGCGCTGCTCGGGTCGTTCCTGGCCTTCGCGTTCGGGGAACGCCTCGCCCGCGCCGAACGGGCCCTGAGCGTGTTCGACTCGGTCGGCCTGGGCCTGTTCGCGGCGTCCGGGGCGCTGGGCGCGATCAAGTTCGGGCTGGGGCCGCTGGGCGTGATCTTCGTCGCCATGATCAGCGGCGTGGGCGGCGGCATCATCCGCGACCTGCTCGCCAACGAGGTCCCGGAAGTCATGTACCGCCGGGAGAACCTGTACGCCACCGCCGCCGCCGCCGGGGGCCTCGCGGTGCTGCTGCTCCGGCCGGGCCTCACGCCCTTCCAGACGCAGCTGGCCGGCGCGCTGGTCGTGATCCTGCTGCGCTGGGTGTCCCGGCAGGGCTGGGTGAAACTCCCCGTCCGCCGCCTCCCGGACGGGTCAGGATGA
- the rpmF gene encoding 50S ribosomal protein L32: MAKHPVPKKKTSKSKRDMRRSHHALTAPALNDCPQCHAKKLSHHVCPSCGYYDGRQVLAV, translated from the coding sequence ATGGCGAAGCACCCCGTTCCCAAGAAGAAGACCAGCAAGAGCAAGCGCGACATGCGCCGCAGCCACCACGCCCTGACCGCGCCCGCACTGAACGACTGCCCCCAGTGCCACGCGAAGAAACTCAGCCACCACGTGTGCCCCAGCTGCGGGTACTACGACGGCCGTCAGGTCCTCGCGGTCTAA
- a CDS encoding AIM24 family protein, with amino-acid sequence MEFTWTATTERELSAQGQKLEVLEYSAHPMEAPVQGYMQGLTRPSRWRQLAIHTTTGATLEAGALQYLRGNLEMQAVSASGSGGGLGGFLRGAVTAAATGEGMYKTALKGQGVVYTEPTRLHLLLGELRGESLIVDDGAFVACVGDISVGRHVNQGFAQMVGSGEGRVQPKLTGSGLFALQSPVPPEEFQLLELQNDVLKVDGNLVIAYTDSLQFSVERSSRGLIGSAKTGEGFIQAFRGTGRVWLCPTLPLHAGPLGAVTSL; translated from the coding sequence ATGGAATTCACCTGGACCGCCACCACCGAACGGGAACTCAGCGCGCAGGGACAGAAGCTGGAGGTGCTGGAATACAGCGCCCACCCCATGGAAGCCCCCGTGCAGGGCTACATGCAGGGCCTCACCCGCCCCAGCCGCTGGCGCCAGCTCGCCATTCACACCACCACCGGCGCCACCCTGGAAGCCGGCGCGCTGCAGTACCTGCGCGGCAACCTGGAAATGCAGGCCGTGTCGGCCTCCGGCTCGGGCGGCGGCCTGGGCGGGTTCCTGCGCGGGGCCGTGACGGCCGCCGCCACCGGCGAGGGCATGTACAAGACCGCCCTCAAGGGCCAGGGTGTGGTCTACACCGAACCCACCCGGCTTCACCTGCTGCTGGGGGAACTGCGCGGCGAGTCCCTGATCGTGGACGACGGCGCTTTTGTCGCCTGCGTGGGCGACATCAGCGTGGGCCGGCACGTCAACCAGGGCTTCGCGCAGATGGTCGGCAGCGGCGAGGGCCGCGTGCAGCCCAAACTGACCGGCAGCGGCCTGTTCGCCCTGCAGAGCCCCGTGCCGCCCGAGGAATTCCAGCTGCTGGAACTGCAGAACGACGTGCTGAAGGTGGACGGCAACCTCGTGATCGCGTACACCGACAGCCTGCAGTTCAGCGTGGAACGCAGCAGCCGCGGCCTGATCGGCAGCGCCAAGACCGGCGAGGGCTTCATCCAGGCGTTCCGCGGCACCGGGCGCGTGTGGCTGTGCCCCACCCTGCCCCTGCACGCCGGACCGCTGGGCGCCGTCACCTCGCTGTAA
- a CDS encoding AAA family ATPase — MDPLNLHSLWLEAQATVQHTLANNEFAQGGLLIGLLSALAVYARTLPGQLWTRTKGRLTLTLEVQGDDAAFPWLAAWLAAQPVGRHLRHLGVVTRYNEQMGGQNLLLGTDQDGDDIHVRLVPLSGQVILRYRGHWLLARPSREKREGQGERFLGYTHSLTFRMLTRSRAVIPHLLREAYEFTAGKADGKVEIHVPQYENWTLAERRAARPLGSLIYDGGLLDTLQADLRDFFRDRDWYADMGIPYRRGYLLHGPPGNGKSSLVAALAGDAGLNVCVLNLATPDLTDDRLTALLGNLPRRALLLLEDIDAVFLGREPRAPGVKLSFNGLLNALDGVAAGEGRITFMTTNDLAGLDAALIRPGRADRHVLIGNATRAQVAGMLRRFWPDWTPAEVDALAAGVPDGLLSMARVQEYLLERRTDAEAVRRDWPQLTGAGCPTRLNLLAG; from the coding sequence ATGGATCCCCTGAACCTTCACAGCCTGTGGCTGGAGGCGCAGGCGACGGTTCAGCACACCCTCGCGAACAATGAGTTCGCCCAGGGCGGCCTGCTGATCGGTCTGCTGAGCGCCCTGGCCGTGTACGCCCGCACCCTCCCCGGCCAGCTCTGGACCCGCACGAAGGGCCGCCTGACCCTCACGCTGGAAGTGCAGGGCGACGACGCCGCCTTCCCGTGGCTGGCCGCGTGGCTCGCCGCGCAGCCGGTGGGCCGCCACCTGCGGCACCTGGGCGTGGTTACCCGCTACAACGAGCAGATGGGCGGCCAGAACCTCCTGCTCGGCACCGACCAGGACGGCGACGACATTCACGTCCGCCTGGTGCCGCTCAGCGGGCAGGTGATCCTGCGCTACCGCGGTCACTGGCTGCTCGCGCGGCCCAGCCGAGAGAAACGCGAGGGCCAGGGCGAGCGCTTCCTGGGGTACACGCACAGCCTCACCTTCCGCATGCTCACCCGCAGCCGCGCCGTGATTCCCCACCTGCTGCGCGAGGCGTACGAATTCACCGCCGGAAAGGCCGACGGCAAGGTCGAGATTCACGTGCCGCAGTACGAGAACTGGACCCTGGCCGAACGCCGCGCCGCCCGCCCGCTGGGCAGCCTGATCTACGACGGCGGACTGTTGGACACCCTGCAGGCCGACCTGCGCGACTTCTTCCGGGACCGCGACTGGTACGCCGACATGGGCATCCCCTACCGCCGCGGGTACCTGCTGCACGGCCCGCCCGGAAACGGCAAGAGCAGCCTCGTGGCCGCGCTGGCCGGCGACGCCGGACTGAACGTCTGCGTGCTGAACCTCGCCACGCCCGACCTCACCGACGACCGCCTCACCGCCCTATTGGGGAACCTGCCCCGGCGCGCCCTGCTGCTGCTGGAGGACATCGACGCTGTCTTCCTCGGCCGCGAGCCGCGCGCCCCCGGCGTGAAACTCAGCTTCAACGGCCTGCTCAACGCCCTGGACGGCGTCGCCGCCGGCGAGGGCCGCATCACGTTCATGACCACCAACGACCTGGCCGGGCTGGACGCCGCCCTGATCCGCCCGGGCCGCGCCGACCGCCACGTCCTGATCGGGAACGCCACCCGCGCGCAGGTGGCCGGAATGCTCCGCCGCTTCTGGCCCGACTGGACGCCCGCCGAGGTGGACGCCCTGGCGGCCGGGGTGCCGGACGGATTGCTCAGCATGGCCCGCGTGCAGGAGTACCTGCTGGAACGCCGCACAGACGCGGAGGCCGTGCGCCGCGACTGGCCGCAGCTGACGGGCGCAGGCTGCCCCACCCGCCTGAACCTCCTGGCCGGATAA
- the mobA gene encoding molybdenum cofactor guanylyltransferase, whose translation MSDVPPTLTAAITAGGQSRRFGTDKAAALLHGRPLLTHVAGALAAFPERVLVAPPGRYALPGWRAVPDTRPGEGPLAGLEAALAAAPPGWVAFVGVDLPGLTPAYWAALVAASAGVPPGVLSVQALDDSGRAQPLGALYHTALRPRVTALLDAGERRLRQAAPPEAVRTVDLVPLGLSPDLLRNVNTPTDLEQLMESKR comes from the coding sequence GTGAGTGACGTCCCGCCAACTCTGACCGCCGCCATCACGGCCGGCGGGCAGTCGCGCCGCTTCGGAACGGACAAGGCCGCCGCGCTCCTGCACGGCCGCCCGCTGCTCACTCACGTGGCCGGAGCCCTCGCCGCGTTCCCGGAGCGCGTGCTGGTCGCCCCGCCCGGCCGCTACGCCCTGCCCGGCTGGCGGGCGGTGCCGGACACCCGCCCCGGCGAGGGTCCGCTGGCGGGACTGGAGGCGGCGCTGGCCGCCGCGCCGCCTGGCTGGGTGGCGTTCGTGGGTGTGGACCTGCCCGGGCTCACCCCGGCGTACTGGGCGGCCCTGGTGGCCGCCAGCGCGGGCGTGCCGCCCGGCGTGCTAAGCGTGCAGGCGCTGGACGACAGTGGCCGGGCGCAGCCGCTGGGGGCGCTGTACCACACGGCACTGCGGCCGCGGGTCACGGCGCTGCTGGACGCCGGGGAACGGCGACTGCGGCAGGCGGCCCCGCCGGAAGCGGTGCGGACGGTGGATCTGGTTCCTCTGGGCCTGTCGCCCGACCTGCTGCGGAACGTGAACACGCCCACCGATCTGGAACAACTGATGGAATCCAAGCGATAA
- a CDS encoding aldehyde dehydrogenase family protein codes for MTGNAVPFRPPEGSPAELQALFDRQRAWRWRAAQTTAAQRQVILRRLYDALRAHRVPLAQALAADLGKSRAEAEITEIHPVLEELQHMIRRLPRWMSPRRVASTLALTGSTSEIRAQARGVTLILSPWNYPVNLALAPLAASLAAGNTVILKPSEKAPNVARALRALLESAFEPHLVAVVEGDAAVAQALTALPFDHIFFTGSTAVGRRVMEAAARNLTSVTLELGGKSPAIVHGSADMALTAERLAWGKLLNAGQTCVAPDYVLIPEAWRDELVVRLDRVIARRFGDGAWLRAGPDYGRLVDAASVERLQALTEGSVAQGARVALGGEFDPAGRFVSPTVVVDVTPDMPLMQEELFGPVLPVLTYRTLDEALDLVRRLDAPLALYLFAQDPGVTERVKRETTSGGMVVNGTVLHLTNPHLPFGGVGPSGMGAYHGHHGFRTFSHERAVLHEGKFSAAGFTYPPYGRPLPRLAAWALRQLERQSGPRE; via the coding sequence ATGACCGGCAACGCCGTTCCGTTCCGTCCCCCCGAGGGTTCTCCCGCCGAACTTCAGGCCCTGTTCGACCGGCAGCGCGCGTGGCGCTGGCGGGCCGCGCAGACGACCGCCGCGCAGCGGCAGGTGATCCTGCGCCGCCTGTACGACGCCCTGCGCGCACACCGCGTGCCGCTCGCCCAGGCGCTGGCCGCCGACCTGGGCAAGAGCCGCGCCGAGGCCGAGATCACCGAGATCCACCCCGTGCTGGAGGAGCTGCAGCACATGATCCGCCGCCTGCCGCGCTGGATGTCGCCCCGGCGCGTGGCGTCCACGCTGGCGCTGACCGGATCCACCAGCGAGATCCGCGCGCAGGCCCGCGGCGTCACCCTGATCCTGAGTCCCTGGAACTACCCGGTGAATCTGGCGCTGGCCCCGCTGGCCGCCAGTCTCGCGGCGGGCAACACGGTGATCCTGAAACCCAGCGAGAAGGCCCCGAACGTCGCCCGGGCGCTGAGGGCGCTGCTGGAGTCGGCGTTCGAGCCGCACCTGGTGGCGGTGGTGGAGGGGGACGCGGCCGTGGCGCAGGCACTGACGGCCCTGCCCTTCGACCACATCTTCTTCACGGGCAGCACCGCGGTGGGCCGCCGCGTGATGGAGGCCGCCGCACGGAACCTGACCAGCGTGACGCTGGAACTGGGCGGCAAGAGCCCGGCCATTGTGCACGGCAGCGCGGACATGGCCCTCACGGCCGAGCGGCTCGCCTGGGGCAAACTCCTGAACGCCGGGCAGACCTGCGTCGCGCCGGATTACGTGCTGATCCCGGAGGCGTGGCGGGACGAGCTGGTCGTGAGGCTGGACCGCGTGATCGCCCGCCGCTTCGGGGACGGCGCGTGGCTGCGGGCCGGCCCGGACTACGGCCGGCTGGTGGACGCCGCCAGCGTGGAGCGCCTCCAGGCCCTGACGGAGGGCTCGGTGGCGCAGGGGGCGCGCGTGGCCCTGGGCGGCGAGTTCGACCCGGCCGGGCGGTTCGTGTCCCCGACGGTGGTGGTGGACGTGACGCCCGACATGCCGCTGATGCAGGAGGAACTGTTCGGTCCGGTCCTGCCGGTCCTGACGTACCGCACGCTGGACGAGGCGCTGGACCTCGTTCGCCGGCTGGACGCGCCGCTCGCGCTGTACCTGTTCGCGCAGGACCCGGGCGTGACCGAGCGGGTGAAACGCGAGACGACGAGCGGCGGGATGGTCGTGAACGGCACGGTGCTTCACCTCACCAACCCGCACCTGCCATTCGGCGGGGTGGGCCCCAGCGGCATGGGCGCGTACCACGGCCACCACGGCTTCCGCACCTTCAGTCACGAGCGCGCGGTGCTGCACGAAGGGAAATTCAGCGCCGCGGGGTTCACCTACCCGCCGTACGGGCGGCCTCTGCCGCGGCTGGCGGCGTGGGCCCTGAGGCAGCTGGAACGCCAGAGTGGCCCGCGTGAGTGA